The genomic window GTCGAGGGTGTCGTTGAACGCCGGAGTCCCGGGCACGGCGAGCTTGTCGGTGTCCGTGCCGTTCACCGGGCGCAGGCTTCCGCCCCGGTCGAGGTTGCGGCCCGTCAGGTTCGTGAGGTCCCCGGTCAGGGAGCCCGTCCTGCCGAGCGTGCCGACGGTCCGCGGGGTGAAGTGCAGGCCGCGATCGACGAACCCCATACGGAAGGCGCCCCGGTAGCCGAACCGGGCGATCTCGGAGTACCTCATGGGCAGCAGCGCCGTCATCGTGAGCCGGCCCAGGCTCATGACCGTGAAGACACCGAGCCGCCCGGCCATGTTGCCGCCGACGAACGCGGTCGACTCGACGAAGTCGCGGGTCAGCGCGGACCAGCCCTGCCGGAAGGTGCTCCGGGCGAATCCGCCCATGAACCTCAGGGCCGACCCCAGCATCGCGGGCGTCCTGGACAGGACCCGGGGCAGCGCCATGAACCCGCCCGCGGCCCGGCTGCCGAGCCCGCTGCCGAACCGGACGAGGCCCTGTCCGGCCAGCGACAGGAGTCTGCCGGGGGAGGAGAACAGCATCCTGCCGCCCCGGAACAGCAGCCGCCCGCTCGCGGAGAGGGCGCCGCCGAGGGCCTTCCCGGCCGACGAGGCCATGCGGGCCAGCCCGCCGAGGGTGGTGAGACCCTTCGTCGAGGGAAACAGGATGCCGAGGAAGGCGAGGCCCAGGCTGAGGGCGTTGCCGTTGCCCATGGCGTAGTCGACGAGGGCCTTGGCGAAGAGCACCGCGCCCAGTCCGAAGGCCACCAGGCCCAGCGGGCCGCCGATGATGACCGCGACGAGGGTGATGACCAGCGCGACGATCTCCAGGACCTTGAAGAACGTCGACACGAAACGCTTCCAGAAGCTCTTCTTCGGCTTCTTCACGGGCCGCGACACCAGCCGGGCCGCCTCGCGCAGCGCCTCCTCCAGGATCTTCGCCTCGGCCTGGATGGCGTCGATCTCGGCGTCCACCTCGTTGCGGGCGCGGGTCATCTCCGGATCGTTGTCGGGCAGCGGCTGACCGCCGACCCGCTCCAGCGCGGCGACGGTGTCCGCGGCGTTCTCGGCCCGGTCCTGCGAGTCCCCGAGGGCGCGCGCATAGCGGGCCGTGGCATTGGCCGCCATGTCGAAGGAGCGGTTGATGTTCGCCATGAACGTCTTGAGCTCGTCCTTGACGTAGGTGCGCAGGGCGTCGGCGGTCCGGCCCTCGAAGCCCCCGTCCTCGGCCTTCGTCAGCAGGGCGTCGAGGCCGCCGTCGACCCGGCCGGCCAGATCACTGAGGTCGCGCAGCTCCTTGGTGATGCTGTCGATGACGCCCGGATTCCCCGTCACCGGATTGCCGGTGAATCCGACTCTGCCCCACTCGTCGGAGGTGGCCAACGATTCCTCCACGGTGTCCAGGACCTGGGGTCGGGCCGAGGCCGACGGCGTGCCCCGGCCGACCCGGCGCGCGAGGGTGCGCCGCGGTACGGAAGGCAGACGTTCCTGGGTGGGCCGAGAGTTCAAGAAAGTGGCGCACGCCACAGTACTGGCCGGTCAGAGCAGTGCGGACGAAATCTCTTTGAACCATCCGGACCCGTGTCCTCGTCTACAGGGCGACTCGACGCCGACCTTGACGGTCAGCTCACGAAGATCACGACTGTGTCGGAGAAAGGACGGATGCATGGTCCGCGTTTCCTACGACTACGACCTGATGACCGTCCTCGCGCGCCACCTGTGGCACCTCCGCGACGAACTGGACGTCACCTCGCAGACGGACAAGACGTTCGCCCCGGGGGACATCGGCCCCCGCCGGGACACGGCCGAGGCCCTGGAGGACTTCTACGGCGCCTGGAAGAAGTCCTTCGGTGAGGGCTGGCAGGTCATGACCGACCTCGGGAACCTCCTCGACAAGGCGGGCAAGGCCTTCTACGACCAGGACGCCTCCCACGCCGCCGGCGCGGCCCAGCAGGTCACCTCCCAGGTCCGCGACGAGGCCACCCGGCACAACGAGATACGCAAGCAGAAGCTGGACGGCAAGCTCCGCGCGGACCAGGCCAGAAGACTGGAGGCCCGCTACGAGACCCAGCGGGCGCGCCTGAAGAAGGAACAGGACGCCCTGGTCGAGAAGCGGCGGAAGCTCGACGAACAGACCGCGGCCCAGCAGAAGAGACAGGAAGAGCTCAACAAGGAGCAGGACGAGCTCGCCAGGAAGCGGGAGCCCCTGCTGAAGCAGCAGGACGAACTCCAGGCCAGACAGCAGCAGCTCTGGCAGGAGGAGAAGGAACTCCTCAAGCAGCGCGACGAGAAGCTCCAGGCCGGGCGGGACGAGCTGCAGAAGGAGTACGAGGCCCTCCGCAAGGACCAGGAGCCGCTGCTGAGGCAGCAGGAGGAACTCCAGCGCGAACAGCAGCAGCTCTGGGCGGACGAGAAGGCCCTCCGCGCGGAGCAGGACGCGGCCATGGAGAAGAAGGCCACCGCCCTCGAGCAGGAGCAGAAGGCCTACGACGGCAAGCAGGACGCCCTCCAGGAACGCCAGGACGCCCTCTGGCGGGAACGCGAGACCCTGCTCGGCAAGGGGAACGCCACCCAGGCGGACCTCGACGCCTGGCAGCGCAAGCAGGACGCCCTGGACAAGGAGCGGGACGCCCTGTGGGAGTCCGAGGGCAAGGGGCTAGCCGAGCGATGGGACGCCCTGGAGCGGGAACAGCGCGACCAGGAGAAGGCGTTCGACCCGTTCCGTGAGCGGCAGAAGGAACTCGATGACGAGCGCGACGCGCTGAGCCGCGCCCAGGAGCCCCTCTCCGAGCGGCAGGACGGACTCCAGACCAAGCAGAAGGACCTCTGGGCCCTGGAGAGGTCCACCCAGAAGGAGGTCGAGGACGCGGTACAGGAGAAGCAGGACGGCCTGGACGCCGAACGCGCCGGCCTCCAGACACGGCTGGACCCCCTGGACCAGGAGTCGAAGGACCTGCAGGACCGCCAGAAGGAGCTGTGGGACGACCAGTCGGACACCGACAAGGCGCAGACCGCGCTGACCGAGGAGGAGAAGCCCGTCCAGCAACGGCAGCAGGACCTCCAGGACAGCTTCGGCGAGGAGCACGACAAGCTGCGCGACTGGAATCCGGATCACGACGAAGAGGTCGGCCGGCTCAGGGGAATGCGCGGTCAGCTGGACGATCTGCCCGAGGAGGCCTTCGTCCCCAAGGGCTTCACGATGGAGGACGCCAACAGCACCACCACGGTGTCGTACCAGCTCGACGAGAACGGCGAGATCAAGGTCGACAAGGACGGCAACCCCGTCGAGACGACGACCACCGTCACCAACAAGAACACGGGCCTGTCGTACTCCGAGACGCACCGCTCGCTGCCGCGGGAAGGCGACTCCGTGTCGACGATCCGCGGCTCCGACGGTTCCGTCACCAAGATCTACATGGACTCCTCGCCCGAGGGATCGCCCGACGGGTGGATGAAGCGCTACGTCACCGACGAGACCGGCCGGGACACGCTCCAGATCTGGACCAAGCGGCCGGACGGCGACTGGGAGCTGACCATGGACAAGGAGACCTACCTCAACTCCGAGGCCGGCCAGGAGGATGTCCAACAGCGGCTGGACAGGCCCCCCGCGTATCTCACGGTGGAGAACCCGCTCGTCGACGGGGACGGCCGTCCGTCCGGCTCCTCCGCCCCGGGGCGGACGACCACGGTGCAGGAGGGCGTCACCCGGACCGACTACACGGGCTCCGACGGTTCCCTCACCAAGGTCGTCACCAACGAGAACACGGGCACCCGTTTCGTGGCGGACGCGAGCAACGAGGTCCAGGAGATCTGGCAGCGCGCCGAGAACGGGACCTGGTACCTGAGGGAGTCCATCACCCAGCACGAACGCAGCAGTGCCGAACCGCCCCTAGGAACCCTCGGCGAGAACTGGCGCTGACCCCCCGTGGGGCCCCGCCCCACCCCCCAAACTCCCTGCGCGCGCCTTCCCGGCGCCGCCGGGCCCCTCGCACACCGAACGACCGGTGTGCGCCCACGTGACAGAAACAGAGGTGCACCATGCCCAAGAACGTCATCGACGACGAGGAAATCGAAAGCACCGCCAAGAAGCTCGACTCCGCCGTCAGCGACACCCTGGTCCCCCAGCTGTCGTCACTGCAGGCCGACGTCGAGAACCTCCTCCAGGGCGGCCTGCTGCTGACGGCGACCAGCCCGAAGATGCAGACGTCCTACGCGAACTTCAACAAGTCGCTGACCGAGGCCGTGAACAACATCACGCAGTTCTCCAAGCAGTTCCGTGACGTCTGCAACGCCGTGAACAACCTGGACTCGCAGATCGCCGGCGGCATCCCCACCTGAGCCGGGTCCACCCCGAAACGGGGATACCGACCCCGATTCCCCTCCGTCGGTATCCCTTCCGCAGGGGCGCCGGTCCATCCCCCGGACCGGCGCCCCTGTTCGGGTTTTCGGACAACTCATCGGTAACCTCAGGTTCCTCTCAGGAACCCTTGAAAGCAACACAACGACTCATAGACTCCCCCTTGCGGAACCTCACGTTCCACCCACGAACCGTGAGGTCACCCCGGGTACCCGTGCTCAGCCCTGCCCAGCCAACGCCGCGCTCGCGGCGATCGACCGGACCGGCACAGAAGACTCACGCCGGCCCTGGGGGAATCTATGAGAACGTCCATACCCAGTCCCGTTCCGACCGGGAGTGGTCCTGCCTCCGCCGAAGCGCCGCCCACCGATGAAGCGGCACACTCCGGCGACGGCTCCATCCGCAGGCTCTACGAAGAACACCACGGTCCGCTTCTGCGCTATGTGTCCGGTCTGATACGCGGTGACCGGCAGCGGGCCGAGGACTTCGTCCAGGAGACCCTGGTACGCGCATGGCTGAGCACCGCGGACCAGCCGCCGGGCTGGTCACCGTCCCGGGCCTGGCTGATGAGGGTGGCGCACAACCTGGTGATCGACTGGGCCCGGCGCGAGCGGCCGCACGCCGAGATCCAGCAGGAACACACCTTGGAGCAGCACGCCGAGACGGTGGACCCGATGAGCCAGGCCGTCCAGCGCCGCTTCCTGGTCCACGCCCTCTCACGGCTCTCGCACCCCCACCGCGAGGTGCTCTTCTACGTCTACGTCCTCGGCTGCACCGGCTCCGACGCCGCCGATGCCCTGGGCATACCGCCGGGCACGGTGAAGTCCCGGACCCATCACGCCATACGGGAGCTGCGCCGCCGGCACCCGGAGCACACGCTGGCGGCGGCATGACCACGCCGGCCGTGACGAGTCCCGGCCCGGTCACGTCCGGCCCGACCGCCCCCGACTCGGCGTACGGCTCGGTCATCGCGCTGGGGAAGCCCAACGACTCGCTGCTCACGGTCGTCATCGTGGCCGTGGTCGTCCTGCTGCTGCTCATTCCGCTGCTTCGGCACCTGATTCGCAAACGGGGCGGCTGGCGGCGTTTCCGCCGTGGCGTCGGCCGTGAGCTGACCCTGACCCGGCGGGCGTTCGGCGAACCGCTGCGCACCTACCGGCGCCACCGTCGCGGCGTACGTGCCCTGGCCCGTCAACTGTCCGACCCCCGAAGCGGCCTGCTCGTACGACGGCTGCTGGACGCGGCCGCGGCGGCGCTGGCCGACGCGCCCGGAGCGGTTCCCCACGCGGTGCGGACGGAACCCGGGCTCGCGGCCGTGCAGATCGCCGCCCGCCCGCTGCCCGAACCGCCCGCCCCCTGGGAGAGGCCCGGCGAACCCGGACCGCAGCGCTGGGAGTTTCCCCTGACGGAGGCGGACGGGCTGTCGCAGGGCCGGCCCCGCACCGGTGCGCACCTCCGTCCGCTGCCGGTCGCCATCGGCATGGCCGACGACGCCTGCGTCCACCTCGATCTGGCCGCCGGACCACGGCTGATCACCGTCGAGGGCGACACCGCCGCCCGGGGCCGCCTGCTCCAGGCCCTGGCCGCACAGCTGGACCGGTCCGGCAGCGGGGCCTCGGTCATCGTCGCGGACGGGGTTCATCCGCAGTACCGGGGGCAGCGGCTCGACGCCCTGCTGCGCGACCTGGACGACGCGTCGGAGGAGCACGGGGAGACCGAAGTCGCCGGTGAGTTCGAGGAGTCCGGTCGCGCCGCCACGACCGTGGTCGTCTGCGCCGCCCCCAGCCCGGAACAGGCGCGGCGGCTGAGCGCCCTCGCCGCCTCGGGCGCCGTCGTCTGCCTGATCGACGGCCGGGTGGCGGGGCACAGCTGGGCCCTGCGGGTCGACGGACGCGGCCGCGTGGTCGCGCCGGAGCTGGGGCTGGACGCGGACTCGTCTCCGCTGGGCGGAGCCGTCGCCGCCGCCGTCCGGGCGGACCGCCGTCGGCTGCGCCGCGAGTCCGCCCCGCGCCGGGGCGCACCCACGCGGCAGCTGCCCCGCACCCGCGAACGCCGGCCGCAGGAGTTCGAGGAAGCCCGGCAACTCGAGGAAACCCAGGCACTGGAGGCAGCCGAGGTCCTCCCGGAGGAGCCGGAGAGGTCCACCCTCCGGGCCACGGCCCCCGCCCGGACCGCCACCGGATCCGACCTGCTCGCCGAACCGGCCGCAGCCCGGAACCGCACCACCGCGGCCTCCTCCGGCACACGAGAGGACTGACGCCTGTCGGACGGGCCCCGAGCCCCACGACAGGCCCCGGCCCGCACGCCGTACCCGAACCGCCCACCCCCGAGCCACCCCCAAGGGCAGAAGTGAAACTCCTCATCACCACGGTCGCCGCCGGCGACGCCACCGGCCGCCAGGACGTGCTGCTGAGTGCGTCCGCGAGTACTCCCGTCGAGGACATCGCCGCACATCTGGCCCGGCTGCGCGCCGGTGACACCGAAGAGACCGGAACCTCGCCCGCCGCACCGGGACCGGCCCCGGCCTGCTACCTGGGCGACGAGCCCCTTGCCCCGGGCACCCCGCTGGCCGCCACCCGCCTGATGGACGGCAGCGTCGTCGCCCTCGGCGCCCCGCAGCCGTCCCCCGCCACCGCCTACGGCCCCGAACGCGACGCCATGCCGCAGCCGCACCGGGCGGACCACTCACCGGTGGTCGAACTCCAGGTGGTGGGCGGCCCGGACGCCGGACGGGTCCACCCGCTCGGCCTCGGCACCCACGGCATCGGCCCGCTGGCGGACGCCGCCGTACCGCTCGACGGCCGGGGCATGCCGGGCGAGGGCATCCGGGTGACCGTACGCCCGGACGGATCGGCCATCGTGGAGCTGCCCGAGGGCGGCCCGGCACGGCTGTCCGTCCCGGAGCCGCCGGAGCACCGGGGGAGACCCAACACCCCGTTGCTGCCGCTCGCGGAGCAGGACGAGGAAGACGCCGAGAACGCCGCGCCGGACGACGCAGCCGACCGCGGCGCGGAACTCCCCGACGGCTGGGTGCTCTGGCCCGTCGACGGGGAGCTGTCCGTCGGTGAGTACCTGCTGCGGCTGGCCGAACCGACCTCCAGGGACGCCGCGGTGGTGCCGTCCGAGGGTGGAGGCGGCCTGGACTACAACCGGCCGCCGCGCATGCTGCCGCATCTGGCGCCCGAGCGGTTCCGGCTGCCAGGACCGCCCGATCCCCCCGGACGCAGGCCGATTCCCCTGCTCGTCGCCCTCGCCCCGATGGTCTTCGGCGTCAGCATGATGTTCTTCCTGAACTCGTACTTCTATCTGATCTTCATGTTCCTCTCGCCGGTGCTGATAGCCGCGAACTACGTCAGCGGACGACGGCAGGCCCGCAAGGACTACGAGGAGAAGTCCAGCGTCTACCGGCAGCGCCGGGCCTCGCTGGAGGAGGACGTCCGGCAGAAGGTCGCCACCGAGCGGCGGCTGCGCACCGAGAGCGCCCCCGACCCGGCGGTGGCCGGACTGTGGGCGGTCGGCCCCGGTCGCCGGCTGTGGGAACGGCGCCGCGGCGACCCGGACCACATGGCTCTGCGCATCGGCACCGCCCCGCAGCCGTCCCTGCTCGGCATCGACGACACCGCCCGCGAGGACAACCACACCGCCGTCCACTGGACGATCCCGGACGCCCCCGTCGGCGTGGACCTCATCGAGAGCGGCGTGGTGGGCCTGGCCGGCGCGACGGGACCGGTGCAGGCCCTGGCCCGCTGGATGACCGCCCAGGCAGCGGTCCTGCACACCCCGCGCGACCTGCGGATCGTCGTCCTCACCGACAAGGCCGCGCAGGACTCCTGGCACTGGGCGCGCTGGCTGCCCCACTCCCGCGACGGTCTGCCCGGCATCCGCGGCGGCGCCGTCACCCTGATCGGCAACGACCCGGAGACGGTCGCCAACCGCGTGGCCGAACTGGTCTCCACCCTGCGCACCCGCCAGCGGGCCGCCGAGTCCACCATGAGCAAGGCGCTGCTGAGCGAACCGGACGTCCTCGTGGTGATGGACGGCGCCCGGCGTCTGCGCGACGTACCCGGAGTGGTCTCGATCCTCAAGGAGGGCCCGGCCGTCCGGATCTTCCCGCTCTGCCTGGACCAGGAGGAACGGCTGCTTCCGGAGGAGTGCACCGCCGTGGTCCGCCACGAGAACCACCGGCTGACCCTGTGCCGCACCGGACAGCCCGACGTCACCGACATCCGGCCCGACCTGGTCGAACCCGAATGGTGCGAACGCGTGGCCCGGGGCATCGCCCCGATCCGCGACGTCACCCCGGACGCCTCCGAGGGCCTGCCCGCGAAGGTCGGGCTGCTCGAACTCCTCGGGCTGCCCGAGCCGACCGCCGAGCAGATCGCGGCCCGCTGGGACCGGCGGCCCGCTTCCACCGGCGTCCTGCTGGGCGCCGGATACGACGGCCCGATCGCCTTCGACCTGGTCAAGGACGGCCCGCACGGTCTGGTGGCCGGCACCACCGGCTCCGGCAAGTCCGAACTGCTGCAGACCTTCGTGGCCGCCCTCGCCGCGGTCAACCGGCCCGACGAACTCACCTTCGTCCTCGTCGACTACAAGGGCGGCAGCGCCTTCAAGGACTGCGTCGACCTGCCGCACACCCTCGGCATGGTCACCGACCTCGACAGCCACCTGGTCCAGCGCGCGCTCACCTCGCTGTCGGCCGAACTGACCCGCCGCGAGCACATCCTGGCCGAGGCCGGCGCCAAGGACCTGCCGGAGTACCAGGGCATGCGCCGCCGGAACGCCGAGCTGCTGCCCGTGCCCCGGCTGGTGATCGTCATCGACGAGTTCGCCACCCTCTACCGGGAGATCCCGGACTTCATCCCCGGCCTGGTGAGCATCGCCCAGCGCGGCCGCTCCCTCGGCATCCACCTCGTCCTGGCCACCCAGCGCCCGGCCGGCGTGGTCAGCTCCGACATCCGGGCCAACACCAACCTGCGCATCGCGCTCCGCGTCACCGACGCCGCCGAGAGCATGGACGTCATCGACACCAAGGACGCCGTCAGCATCTCCCCGGCCACCCCCGGCCGCGCCCTCGCCCGCCTCGGCCACGGCACCGTCGTCCCCTTCCAGACCGCCTACGCCGGAACACCCCTGCCCGGTGCCAAGCCGTCCCCGGAGCCCCGGGAACAGCAGGCCGTGGAGGAGTCCCGCATCTGGGGCACCGAACTCCCCTGGCAGCGCCTCGGCCGCGCCGCCGGACTCCCCGGCACGGCGGAATCGGACCAGGACGGCGACCCGGCGGCGGAGACGGCAGGCGACGACGTCGCCACCGACCTCAACGCCCTGGTGGCGGCGGTCTCCGAGGCAGCCGAACTCGCCGGATGCGCCCCGCAGCCCAGCCCCTGGCTGCCGGCCCTCGGCCAGAACCTCCTCATCGACGACCTGCCCCAGCCCGACGAACCCGGCGGTGCCCGCCTGGCCCCGGTCTCCTGGGGCCTGTCGGACCTGCCCGAGGCACAGGCCCAGCTGCCCGTCCGGCTGGACTTCACCGAATTCGGACACCTGTACGTCATCGGCATCCCGCGCTCCGGCCGTTCCCAGGTGCTGCGCACCATGGCCGGAGCCCTCGCCCAGGGCCACTCCAGCGCCGACGTCCACCTCTACGGCATCGACTTCGCCGGCGGCGCGCTCACCGCGCTGGGTCTGCTCCCGCACTGCGGTGCCGTCGTGCCCCGGGGCGACATCGAGCGCCTGGAGCGGCTGTTCGCCCGGCTCGACGGTGAACTGGAGCGCCGCCAGGAACTCCTCACCGAGCGGCACGCCGGCAACCTCACCGAACTCCGAGAGACCGTCGGCGCCGGCGCCCGGCCGCCGCACATCATGCTGTTCATCGACGGCTGGGACGCGCTGATCGAGGCCGTCGCCGACCACAACGGCGGCCGCCTAGTGGAACAGCTCAACCGGCTGCTGCGCGAGGGCGCCGCCGCGGGCCTGCACGTCGTCGCCACCTCCGAACGCGCCCTGCTGTCCGGCCGGGCCACCGCCCTCAACGACAACAAACTGCTGCTGCGCCTGAACGACCGCACCGACTACCACGCCGTCGGCAAGCGCTCCCGCGAC from Streptomyces sp. DSM 40750 includes these protein-coding regions:
- a CDS encoding sigma-70 family RNA polymerase sigma factor, with product MRTSIPSPVPTGSGPASAEAPPTDEAAHSGDGSIRRLYEEHHGPLLRYVSGLIRGDRQRAEDFVQETLVRAWLSTADQPPGWSPSRAWLMRVAHNLVIDWARRERPHAEIQQEHTLEQHAETVDPMSQAVQRRFLVHALSRLSHPHREVLFYVYVLGCTGSDAADALGIPPGTVKSRTHHAIRELRRRHPEHTLAAA
- a CDS encoding FtsK/SpoIIIE domain-containing protein, whose translation is MKLLITTVAAGDATGRQDVLLSASASTPVEDIAAHLARLRAGDTEETGTSPAAPGPAPACYLGDEPLAPGTPLAATRLMDGSVVALGAPQPSPATAYGPERDAMPQPHRADHSPVVELQVVGGPDAGRVHPLGLGTHGIGPLADAAVPLDGRGMPGEGIRVTVRPDGSAIVELPEGGPARLSVPEPPEHRGRPNTPLLPLAEQDEEDAENAAPDDAADRGAELPDGWVLWPVDGELSVGEYLLRLAEPTSRDAAVVPSEGGGGLDYNRPPRMLPHLAPERFRLPGPPDPPGRRPIPLLVALAPMVFGVSMMFFLNSYFYLIFMFLSPVLIAANYVSGRRQARKDYEEKSSVYRQRRASLEEDVRQKVATERRLRTESAPDPAVAGLWAVGPGRRLWERRRGDPDHMALRIGTAPQPSLLGIDDTAREDNHTAVHWTIPDAPVGVDLIESGVVGLAGATGPVQALARWMTAQAAVLHTPRDLRIVVLTDKAAQDSWHWARWLPHSRDGLPGIRGGAVTLIGNDPETVANRVAELVSTLRTRQRAAESTMSKALLSEPDVLVVMDGARRLRDVPGVVSILKEGPAVRIFPLCLDQEERLLPEECTAVVRHENHRLTLCRTGQPDVTDIRPDLVEPEWCERVARGIAPIRDVTPDASEGLPAKVGLLELLGLPEPTAEQIAARWDRRPASTGVLLGAGYDGPIAFDLVKDGPHGLVAGTTGSGKSELLQTFVAALAAVNRPDELTFVLVDYKGGSAFKDCVDLPHTLGMVTDLDSHLVQRALTSLSAELTRREHILAEAGAKDLPEYQGMRRRNAELLPVPRLVIVIDEFATLYREIPDFIPGLVSIAQRGRSLGIHLVLATQRPAGVVSSDIRANTNLRIALRVTDAAESMDVIDTKDAVSISPATPGRALARLGHGTVVPFQTAYAGTPLPGAKPSPEPREQQAVEESRIWGTELPWQRLGRAAGLPGTAESDQDGDPAAETAGDDVATDLNALVAAVSEAAELAGCAPQPSPWLPALGQNLLIDDLPQPDEPGGARLAPVSWGLSDLPEAQAQLPVRLDFTEFGHLYVIGIPRSGRSQVLRTMAGALAQGHSSADVHLYGIDFAGGALTALGLLPHCGAVVPRGDIERLERLFARLDGELERRQELLTERHAGNLTELRETVGAGARPPHIMLFIDGWDALIEAVADHNGGRLVEQLNRLLREGAAAGLHVVATSERALLSGRATALNDNKLLLRLNDRTDYHAVGKRSRDIPDLILPGRGFTSDGGTEIQVALLAPGATGQEQAEALRRIGAEATRRDAGLPADRRPARIGTLPVKVTFTDAYEKVGETFRRPMWGLLGLGGDDVSPVGVDFADTAPTFSVVGPPGSGRSTALAALAVSLLASGTRLVILAPRESPLRTLGNHPGVRLITATEPTVEEFTEALEADGGPRVVMVDDADLFVLPDIDQNLRSLAQSGRDHGIGIVIAATAETMTGAMGWLSALKRHRKGVLLGPQSILEGDFVGARLAHAHLRGGRKPGRGLTVDPRTGELINVQIPETVLDAEDTTA